The Thermoleophilum album genome contains a region encoding:
- a CDS encoding TraR/DksA C4-type zinc finger protein — protein sequence MGADELKAARERLEQRLAQVEQMLASVARREESTEFAHVDNHPSDLATDLHDRELDETTVLLLRDERDRIRAALRAIEHGTYGICIDCHREIPRERLQAAPDALRCLSCQRKREAYLRQHIHPDGGRG from the coding sequence TTGGGAGCTGACGAGCTGAAAGCGGCGCGGGAACGCCTCGAGCAGCGACTTGCGCAGGTAGAGCAGATGTTGGCTTCGGTCGCTCGGCGCGAGGAGAGCACCGAGTTTGCGCACGTCGACAACCACCCGAGCGATCTCGCCACCGACCTGCACGATCGGGAGCTCGATGAGACGACCGTGCTGCTGCTCCGCGACGAGCGCGACCGCATCCGCGCAGCGCTACGGGCGATCGAGCACGGCACCTACGGGATCTGCATCGACTGCCATCGTGAGATCCCGCGTGAGCGCTTGCAAGCAGCGCCCGACGCGTTGCGCTGTCTCAGCTGTCAACGCAAGCGCGAGGCCTATCTCCGCCAGCACATCCACCCCGACGGCGGTCGCGGCTGA
- the grxD gene encoding Grx4 family monothiol glutaredoxin, which translates to MSAEAPNDDLTRQQIREFIERAIRENRVMLFMKGTPDRPACGFSARVAAILNELGVRYAALDILPDPRIRQELSALSGWPTIPQLFIDGELVGGCDIVTEMYESGELQELLGVAAQAAGDAQSAAGEAPSDAPASAPPNAPPIELENRLRD; encoded by the coding sequence ATGAGCGCAGAGGCGCCTAATGACGACTTGACGCGTCAGCAGATCCGCGAATTCATCGAGCGCGCGATCCGCGAAAACCGCGTGATGCTTTTCATGAAGGGCACACCCGATCGCCCGGCGTGCGGGTTCTCGGCGCGCGTCGCCGCGATCCTCAACGAGCTCGGCGTGCGTTACGCGGCGCTCGACATCCTCCCCGACCCACGGATCCGGCAGGAACTCTCGGCGCTCTCCGGGTGGCCGACGATTCCCCAGCTCTTCATCGACGGCGAACTGGTCGGTGGTTGCGACATCGTCACCGAGATGTACGAGAGCGGCGAGCTCCAAGAGCTCCTCGGCGTCGCGGCGCAGGCAGCCGGCGACGCCCAGTCCGCCGCCGGCGAGGCACCTTCTGACGCTCCCGCTAGCGCGCCCCCGAACGCGCCGCCGATCGAGCTCGAGAACCGCCTGCGCGACTGA
- a CDS encoding BolA family protein gives MPSADEIKQRIERALPGAVVRVEDLTGGGDHFRCEIVSDRFSGLSRIERHRLVYGIFDGEIGGPIHALSLRTLAPEEENR, from the coding sequence ATGCCCTCAGCCGATGAGATCAAGCAGAGGATCGAGCGGGCCCTCCCAGGGGCCGTCGTCCGGGTCGAGGATCTGACCGGCGGCGGCGACCACTTCCGCTGCGAGATCGTGTCGGATCGTTTCTCCGGCCTTTCGCGGATCGAACGCCATCGGCTGGTGTACGGAATCTTCGATGGCGAGATCGGGGGGCCGATCCACGCTCTCTCGCTACGAACACTCGCCCCGGAGGAGGAGAACAGATGA
- a CDS encoding HesB/IscA family protein produces MVTLTEFAAQKVREFMAAQGASEQEVGLRVGVRGGGCSGFQYALALDEQREGDHVFESQGIRVFVDSASLRYVDGSTVDYTENFMGAGFQVENPNVVASCGCGSSFRIADEEPSCGAAV; encoded by the coding sequence ATGGTCACGCTCACTGAGTTCGCAGCGCAGAAGGTACGTGAGTTCATGGCCGCCCAGGGGGCCAGCGAGCAAGAGGTCGGCCTGCGGGTCGGCGTCCGCGGGGGCGGCTGCTCCGGCTTCCAGTACGCGCTGGCGCTCGACGAGCAACGCGAAGGCGACCACGTATTCGAGTCTCAGGGCATCCGCGTGTTCGTCGACTCGGCGAGCCTGCGCTACGTCGACGGTTCGACCGTCGATTACACCGAGAACTTCATGGGTGCCGGCTTTCAGGTCGAGAACCCGAACGTGGTTGCCTCCTGCGGTTGCGGCTCGTCGTTCCGGATCGCTGACGAGGAGCCGTCCTGCGGGGCGGCGGTTTGA
- a CDS encoding fumarylacetoacetate hydrolase family protein, whose protein sequence is MRLVMFTDGDGAARPGVLVEGVVHELDSPLLDAGLEPSLDALLRAGGLGAVEPGEPVAELDQVSLLPPLRKPEKIVCIGLNYRSHAEEQGAEPPQQPTFFAKFRNALAAPGATVPLPRASRKVDYEAEVAFVVADRCKDVPESEALDHVAGYLLFNDLSARDLQFATPQWMPGKVFDGSAPIGPALVTPDEAGPHDAIDLELLLNGERMQQATTADLVHSVPALLSYLSTLMTLEAGDIVATGTPAGVGSLRRPRVWLKPGDEVIVRSRVLGELVTRIGEPR, encoded by the coding sequence GTGCGGCTCGTGATGTTCACGGACGGCGACGGCGCGGCACGCCCCGGAGTACTTGTCGAGGGGGTTGTGCACGAGCTCGATTCGCCACTGCTCGATGCCGGCCTGGAACCTTCTCTGGACGCCTTGCTGCGTGCGGGCGGTCTCGGTGCGGTTGAGCCCGGTGAGCCCGTCGCCGAGCTTGACCAGGTGTCGCTTCTGCCCCCGCTGCGCAAGCCCGAGAAGATCGTCTGCATCGGTCTCAACTACCGCTCGCACGCCGAGGAGCAGGGTGCAGAGCCGCCGCAGCAACCGACCTTCTTCGCGAAGTTCCGGAATGCCCTCGCCGCACCCGGCGCGACCGTCCCGCTGCCGCGTGCCAGTCGAAAGGTCGACTACGAGGCGGAGGTTGCCTTCGTCGTCGCCGACCGCTGCAAGGACGTTCCGGAGAGCGAGGCGCTCGACCACGTCGCCGGCTACCTCCTGTTCAACGACCTCTCGGCACGCGATCTCCAGTTCGCGACACCTCAGTGGATGCCGGGCAAGGTGTTCGATGGCTCGGCGCCGATCGGGCCGGCGCTCGTGACACCCGACGAGGCAGGTCCTCACGACGCGATCGATCTCGAGCTGCTGCTCAACGGTGAGCGCATGCAGCAGGCCACGACGGCCGATCTCGTCCATTCGGTGCCGGCGCTCCTCAGCTACCTCTCGACTCTGATGACGCTTGAAGCGGGCGATATCGTCGCCACCGGGACGCCGGCGGGCGTCGGTAGCTTGCGGCGTCCGCGGGTCTGGCTGAAACCGGGCGACGAAGTGATCGTTCGTTCGCGGGTACTTGGCGAGCTCGTGACGCGCATCGGCGAACCGCGCTGA
- a CDS encoding RDD family protein, translated as MEIRSGLLEYGGRNTDVARVVAALIDGVVCAAIYLVVAALVGGGVEAAALATAWALFYFFACESLSGQTLGKRLMKLRVFRVDGSLPGMREAAIRNVLRLVDGLFLYAVGAIAMLRSGARRQRIGDLLAETLVLPQDAEPKAAEPRPEDGWVSVVEQPTASRPFEVGGPAEEANAPEASVPDEASAPAANVPEASAPEASVPAANVPEAEATTEEPTVPLASSVPVAPADRPAPIDSPAAADSPAPATPTETVAEPVAEEASPIGAAPVEPLEQTAQVEPPEPLDEPQQEGPSEQGEQPAPAQHTEHAEEPAQVTQVEYAEESAQVAQAEPAEEPAHSEHAEHAEETAHSASAESAQSPTAEATEATTSADDAGIKVRQTEVVSSPIELLMGDWQDRDTTLTQSEEERSASAGRDRQSAS; from the coding sequence ATGGAGATTCGTTCGGGGCTGCTCGAGTACGGCGGTCGCAATACCGACGTGGCGCGAGTGGTGGCGGCCCTTATCGATGGCGTCGTGTGCGCGGCGATCTACCTGGTCGTCGCCGCCCTCGTCGGCGGTGGTGTCGAGGCCGCCGCGCTGGCGACAGCCTGGGCGCTCTTCTACTTCTTCGCCTGCGAGTCGCTGTCCGGGCAGACGCTTGGCAAGCGCCTGATGAAGCTGCGCGTGTTCCGGGTCGACGGATCGTTGCCCGGAATGCGCGAGGCCGCGATCAGGAACGTGTTGCGTCTGGTTGACGGGCTCTTCCTGTACGCCGTCGGCGCGATCGCGATGCTGCGCAGCGGTGCGCGCCGGCAGCGCATCGGCGATCTGCTCGCCGAGACCTTGGTGCTCCCGCAAGATGCCGAACCGAAGGCGGCGGAGCCGCGGCCGGAAGACGGTTGGGTTAGCGTCGTCGAGCAGCCGACTGCGTCGCGGCCTTTCGAGGTCGGTGGGCCGGCCGAGGAAGCGAACGCGCCCGAGGCCAGCGTGCCCGACGAAGCAAGCGCACCCGCAGCGAACGTGCCTGAGGCGAGCGCGCCCGAGGCCAGCGTGCCCGCAGCGAACGTGCCCGAGGCCGAGGCGACCACCGAGGAACCGACGGTACCGCTCGCGTCATCCGTCCCGGTGGCGCCCGCTGACCGCCCCGCGCCCATCGATTCCCCTGCTGCGGCCGATTCCCCTGCCCCCGCCACCCCCACCGAGACAGTGGCGGAGCCTGTCGCGGAAGAGGCCTCACCGATCGGGGCTGCGCCAGTCGAGCCGCTCGAACAAACCGCGCAAGTCGAGCCGCCCGAGCCCCTCGATGAACCGCAGCAGGAGGGTCCTTCCGAGCAGGGCGAGCAGCCCGCGCCGGCGCAGCACACAGAACACGCGGAGGAGCCGGCGCAGGTTACGCAGGTGGAGTACGCCGAAGAGTCGGCGCAGGTTGCGCAGGCGGAGCCCGCCGAAGAGCCGGCGCATTCCGAACACGCCGAGCACGCCGAAGAAACGGCGCACTCGGCGTCGGCGGAGAGCGCCCAGTCGCCGACGGCCGAAGCGACCGAGGCGACCACGTCGGCTGATGACGCAGGCATCAAGGTGCGTCAAACGGAGGTTGTCTCGTCGCCGATCGAGCTCCTAATGGGGGACTGGCAAGACCGCGACACAACCCTCACGCAGAGTGAAGAGGAGCGCTCGGCATCGGCGGGCCGCGACCGGCAGTCCGCGTCCTGA
- a CDS encoding FAD-dependent oxidoreductase has protein sequence MSAHHSGEDVLRVAVVGAGPAGFYVAGALLRHERHRFAVDLFERLPTPWGLVRAGVAPDHQNIKAVARAFDRIARLPGFRFVGNVELGTDVELAALRRVYDAVVIAIGAAVDRRLGIPGEELTGSHGAGEFVGWYNAHPDYAHLDFDLSHERAVVIGNGNVAADVARILLTPAERLATTDISDRALARLRESAVREVVIVGRRGPAEAAFTNPELRELGSIPDCAVVVAREELELEEPSRLALEQSADATRRRNLATLREFAERGEASEQRRLRLLFRRSPVRLLGADRVEAIELERNELVAVSDGRVLARPTGHRERLACGLVLRAIGYRTLPIDGLPFDAKRGVVPNLQGRVVDPASDGQPVPGLYVAGWAKRGPSGVIGTNKQDAQETVSALLEDLEAGVLPRAARLSRDPLELLSLAGGAIVDYAGWLRIDAVERERGQSAGRPRVKLATRDELLRHALGGVNDHPVGDRDDRLFRDRIERVRIKPALKPRSSLGNTGTRDQR, from the coding sequence GTGTCCGCGCACCACAGCGGAGAAGACGTCTTACGGGTAGCCGTAGTCGGGGCGGGTCCCGCCGGTTTCTACGTCGCCGGTGCCCTGCTGCGCCACGAACGGCACCGCTTCGCGGTCGATCTGTTCGAGCGCCTGCCGACGCCCTGGGGGCTCGTTCGCGCCGGTGTCGCTCCCGATCACCAGAACATCAAGGCAGTGGCACGCGCCTTCGACCGCATCGCGCGATTGCCCGGCTTTCGCTTCGTGGGAAACGTCGAATTGGGTACCGACGTCGAGCTTGCCGCGCTGCGCCGGGTATACGACGCAGTGGTAATAGCGATCGGGGCCGCAGTCGACCGCCGGCTCGGGATTCCCGGCGAAGAACTCACCGGGAGTCACGGCGCCGGGGAGTTCGTGGGCTGGTACAACGCGCACCCCGATTACGCCCACCTGGACTTCGACCTGAGCCACGAGCGTGCTGTCGTGATCGGCAACGGAAACGTCGCCGCCGACGTCGCTCGGATCCTCCTCACGCCTGCCGAACGCCTTGCAACAACCGACATATCCGATCGCGCGCTTGCGCGGCTGCGTGAGAGCGCGGTTCGGGAGGTCGTGATCGTCGGCCGTCGTGGCCCTGCCGAGGCTGCGTTCACCAACCCCGAACTGCGGGAACTGGGCTCAATACCTGACTGCGCGGTCGTCGTCGCCCGCGAGGAGCTTGAGCTCGAGGAGCCGTCGCGCCTGGCACTCGAGCAGTCGGCCGACGCGACGCGTCGCCGCAACCTCGCGACCTTGCGCGAGTTTGCGGAGCGTGGCGAGGCCAGCGAGCAGCGACGACTGCGCTTGCTGTTTCGTCGCTCGCCAGTACGTCTGCTCGGCGCCGATCGTGTCGAAGCGATCGAACTGGAACGCAACGAGCTAGTAGCGGTAAGTGACGGCCGAGTCCTCGCGCGCCCAACGGGTCATCGCGAGCGCTTGGCTTGCGGGCTCGTGCTGCGGGCGATTGGCTATCGCACGCTGCCAATCGACGGACTGCCCTTCGACGCCAAGCGGGGCGTCGTACCCAACCTGCAGGGACGGGTCGTCGACCCCGCCAGTGACGGCCAGCCGGTGCCCGGGCTGTACGTGGCTGGTTGGGCCAAGCGCGGTCCTAGCGGCGTGATCGGGACTAACAAGCAAGATGCCCAGGAAACGGTCTCGGCGCTTCTAGAAGACCTCGAAGCCGGTGTCTTGCCGCGCGCCGCGCGCCTTAGCCGTGACCCGCTGGAGCTGCTATCGCTCGCCGGTGGCGCGATCGTCGACTACGCAGGGTGGTTACGGATCGACGCCGTCGAACGCGAGCGCGGGCAGTCTGCCGGGCGACCACGCGTCAAGCTAGCGACCCGCGACGAGCTGCTCCGACACGCCCTCGGCGGCGTAAACGACCATCCGGTTGGCGATCGCGACGACCGTCTCTTCCGTGACCGCATCGAGCGCGTCCGGATCAAGCCAGCGCTCAAGCCGCGTAGCTCGCTCGGCAACACCGGCACGCGCGACCAACGCTAG